The genome window CCACCCAGAGGTTCGTGGTCAGGCCGAGGCCGGTGATGGCCGCGCCCCAGCCGATCACCGCTGCGATCACCATGAGGCCGTGGCGGCGGGCGCGGGAGAACGTGCCGGACAGCAGGCCGCCGAGCACCGCTCCGACGGGGATGGCGGCGAACAGCAGGCCGAGGGCCAGTCCCTCCCCGTAGGGCGCGAACGTCTGCGCGGCGAGTTGGGGGAACAGGGCGCGGGGCATGCCGAGCACCATGGCGATGATGTCGGCGAGGAAGGACAGCAGCAGCACCTTGTGGAGGGAGATGTAGCGGAAGCCCTCGGCGATCGCCTGCCAGCCCGCCCGGCTGTTCGCCGCGGCCGCCTGGGGCGGCAGGGCGGGGAGCCGGACGACCGCCCACACCGTGGCGCACAGGGCGAGGGCGTCGATCAGGTAGAGCTCGGACAGGCCGATCACGGGGATCAGGGCGCCGGCGAGGAGGGGTCCGGCCACCAGGCCGGTCTGCATGACGGTGGAACCGAGGGCGTTGGCGGCGGGGAGTTCGTCCGCCGGGACGAGACGGGCGATGGAGGCGTTGCGGGCCGGGGAGTTGAGGCCGAAGAAGGCCTGCTGGAGGGCGAGCAGCACCATCAGGACGACGACCGATCGCAGGCCGGTGGCGGCCTGCACCCAGAAGAGCACCGAGGTGACGGCGAGGCCGGAGTTGGTGATCAGCAGCAGCCTGCGGCGGTCCATGCTGTCGGCGATGGCGCCGCCCCACAGCGCGAAGAGCGCGAGCGGCAGCAGGCCGGCGAGGCTCGCGTACCCCACCCACGCCGACGAGCCCGTGATGTCGTAGATCTGCTTGGGCACGGCTACCGCGGTGAGCTGGCTGCCGACGGCAGTGACGATCGTCGAGGACCACAGGCGGCGGTAGGCGGGGCGGCGCAGCGGGCGGGTGTCCATCGCCCAGCGCCGCCAGCCGCGAGCCCTGGCCCGTGCCGGTTGCGGGCCCTCTTGCGGGGCCGCTCCGTTGTCGGTCGTGCTCTCGCTCGTGTCCACGGACTTCCTTGCCTCGTACACGTTTCAATTCCGGGTTCACTATCACCGATCCGCGCGACGGACGGACACCCGGGTCGCTCCTGCGGCCTCGGCGGGCCGGGAACGGCGGCGCCTCAGGCGCCGGCGACGAGCATGCCGCCGGTCGCGATCATCGTCGCCGCCACCAGGCCGTCCAGGACGCGCCAGGAGGACGGGCGGGACAGGAAGCGGGCGAGCAGCCGGGCGCCGAAGCCGAGCGAGGCGAACCAGCACAGGCTGGCCAGGGCCGCGCCGAGACCGAAGGTCCAGCGCAGCGCGCCGTGGCCGGCCGCGATGGAACCGAGCAGGAAGACGGTGTCGAGATAGACGTGCGGATTGAGCCAGGTCATCGCCAGGCAGGTGAGGACCGCACGC of Streptomyces cynarae contains these proteins:
- a CDS encoding MFS transporter — protein: MDTSESTTDNGAAPQEGPQPARARARGWRRWAMDTRPLRRPAYRRLWSSTIVTAVGSQLTAVAVPKQIYDITGSSAWVGYASLAGLLPLALFALWGGAIADSMDRRRLLLITNSGLAVTSVLFWVQAATGLRSVVVLMVLLALQQAFFGLNSPARNASIARLVPADELPAANALGSTVMQTGLVAGPLLAGALIPVIGLSELYLIDALALCATVWAVVRLPALPPQAAAANSRAGWQAIAEGFRYISLHKVLLLSFLADIIAMVLGMPRALFPQLAAQTFAPYGEGLALGLLFAAIPVGAVLGGLLSGTFSRARRHGLMVIAAVIGWGAAITGLGLTTNLWVAVAFLALAGVADMVSMVFRGAILLSAATDEMRGRMQGVFTVVVAGGPRLADALHGTAGSVLGARAAIAGGGLLVIAATLVLALATPSLRTYRI